The following proteins come from a genomic window of Microbacterium sp. JZ31:
- a CDS encoding phospholipase: MTQHHSDSPLLTPFPRANHISLLRAERSVRRKRRLIGVAAGLGLVLAGGVAVSAAVPEHTRNVAFAAEDPETVELAQAALADAEAALDEAHDKADTSALEKRVSHLSDYERMPAVVVQGEAEAAEAAADDVVAETAALEEADAEAAREAEEAARKAEEERKAAEALAAANSPAGAQATAQSMAAERYGWGADQFGCLVSLWNKESGWNYQASNPSSGAYGIPQSLPGSKMATVGADWQTNATTQIAWGLDYISRAYGTPCAAWGHSQSVNWY; encoded by the coding sequence ATGACGCAGCACCACTCTGATTCACCCCTGCTCACCCCGTTCCCCCGCGCCAACCACATCTCCCTGCTGCGCGCCGAGCGATCCGTCCGCCGCAAGCGCCGCCTCATCGGCGTCGCCGCCGGACTCGGCCTCGTGCTGGCGGGTGGCGTCGCGGTGTCGGCCGCCGTGCCGGAGCACACGCGCAACGTCGCGTTCGCTGCGGAGGACCCCGAGACGGTCGAGCTCGCGCAGGCCGCCCTCGCGGACGCCGAGGCGGCTCTCGACGAAGCCCACGACAAGGCCGACACCTCCGCGCTGGAGAAGCGCGTCAGCCACCTGAGCGACTACGAGCGCATGCCCGCCGTCGTCGTGCAGGGCGAGGCGGAGGCCGCCGAGGCTGCCGCGGACGACGTGGTCGCCGAGACCGCCGCCCTCGAGGAGGCGGACGCCGAGGCCGCGCGCGAGGCGGAGGAGGCCGCGCGCAAGGCCGAGGAGGAGCGCAAGGCCGCCGAGGCTCTCGCCGCCGCGAACTCGCCGGCGGGCGCGCAGGCCACCGCCCAGTCCATGGCCGCCGAGCGCTACGGCTGGGGCGCCGACCAGTTCGGCTGCCTCGTGTCGCTGTGGAACAAGGAGTCCGGCTGGAACTACCAGGCCTCGAACCCCTCGAGCGGCGCGTACGGCATCCCGCAGTCGCTGCCCGGCAGCAAGATGGCCACCGTCGGCGCCGACTGGCAGACCAACGCCACGACCCAGATCGCGTGGGGCCTCGACTACATCTCCCGCGCCTACGGCACCCCGTGTGCCGCGTGGGGCCACTCGCAGTCGGTCAACTGGTACTGA
- a CDS encoding DUF4012 domain-containing protein, whose protein sequence is MTSPASARALGAPMSRREARERRATGGSRSAAAATEVDASAISGRRPKVVKVLVITLIVLLLATTWLAVRALIVKNELEASQQLIGQVQDGDIEVSDALEELGGHAGLAASVWWDPVWRAAEFVPFAGDNLRAVRLAAESLDVATNGLGRPVFAEFQQDSDEPVLARALPIISSAAPTIGRLADEIAAVSDSPSLIGPVRGGVEQVAEVMGAAAPMVELLPELLGANGKRNYLLVFQNNAESVGLGGSAASQSLVTAEAGKVAITHQANSDVYANDTPVDVEVPQSALDLYSDFLVKRINTSSSRPDFPTMAKIVSAWWQRDVQNDQIDGVVSVNPIALGRMLRATGPVELSTGDVLTEDNAVQLLLSEVYERWGTQETKKGADKFFSSAAKEIFAKLSTGAFNPKDMAWAVGEGIEAGDIMFYSAHEDVQEAVAPLKLSGILPSDNEDQTTLGVYFRNESASKIDYYTRSAVDVTESCTDGRRTFTTATSLHLDIDQAAANLLPDYVRSQTWDSAFFRTAVFVYGPPGTQVDSVSVDGREVSVMREDLEDLGRPVAWFHVYLRPSEQASVTATFSGADGDYGPLEVRTTPMINETEVATSSDGCAAR, encoded by the coding sequence ATGACCTCCCCTGCGTCCGCGCGCGCCCTCGGCGCGCCCATGTCACGCCGCGAGGCGCGGGAGCGACGGGCGACCGGCGGCTCTCGATCGGCCGCCGCGGCGACGGAGGTCGATGCATCCGCGATCTCCGGGCGGCGCCCGAAGGTCGTCAAGGTCCTCGTCATCACGCTGATCGTGCTGCTGCTGGCGACCACGTGGCTCGCCGTCCGCGCGCTGATCGTGAAGAACGAGCTCGAAGCGAGCCAGCAGCTGATCGGCCAGGTGCAGGACGGCGACATCGAGGTCAGTGACGCGCTCGAGGAGCTGGGCGGACACGCCGGGCTCGCGGCCAGCGTGTGGTGGGATCCCGTGTGGCGCGCAGCCGAGTTCGTGCCCTTCGCGGGTGACAACCTGCGCGCCGTGCGTCTTGCCGCGGAGTCGCTCGACGTCGCGACGAACGGACTCGGCCGGCCGGTGTTCGCGGAGTTCCAGCAGGACAGCGACGAGCCCGTGCTCGCCCGGGCGCTGCCCATCATCTCGTCCGCCGCTCCCACCATCGGGCGCCTGGCGGACGAGATCGCGGCCGTCAGCGATTCGCCGTCCCTGATCGGCCCCGTCCGCGGTGGCGTCGAGCAGGTCGCCGAGGTGATGGGTGCGGCCGCACCGATGGTCGAGCTCCTCCCCGAGCTGCTCGGGGCGAACGGCAAGCGCAACTACCTGCTCGTCTTCCAGAACAACGCCGAGTCGGTGGGCCTCGGTGGGTCGGCGGCGTCGCAGTCGCTCGTGACCGCCGAGGCCGGCAAGGTCGCGATCACCCACCAGGCCAACAGCGACGTCTACGCCAACGACACCCCCGTCGACGTCGAGGTGCCCCAGAGCGCCCTCGACCTGTACAGCGACTTCCTCGTCAAGCGCATCAACACCTCGTCGAGCCGCCCCGACTTCCCCACGATGGCGAAGATCGTCTCGGCGTGGTGGCAGCGGGACGTGCAGAACGACCAGATCGACGGCGTGGTGTCCGTGAACCCGATCGCGCTCGGGCGGATGCTCCGCGCGACCGGGCCCGTCGAGCTCTCGACCGGCGACGTCCTGACGGAGGACAACGCCGTGCAGCTGCTGCTGAGCGAGGTGTACGAGCGCTGGGGCACGCAGGAGACCAAGAAGGGTGCCGACAAGTTCTTCTCGAGCGCCGCGAAGGAGATCTTCGCCAAGCTCTCGACCGGTGCCTTCAACCCCAAGGACATGGCCTGGGCGGTCGGCGAGGGCATCGAGGCCGGCGACATCATGTTCTACAGCGCGCACGAGGACGTGCAGGAAGCCGTCGCGCCGCTGAAGCTCTCGGGCATCCTGCCGTCCGACAACGAGGATCAGACGACGCTCGGCGTCTACTTCCGCAACGAGTCCGCCTCGAAGATCGACTACTACACGCGGTCGGCCGTCGACGTCACCGAGTCGTGCACAGACGGACGCCGCACCTTCACGACCGCGACGTCGCTGCACCTGGACATCGACCAGGCCGCTGCGAACCTGCTTCCGGACTACGTGCGCAGCCAGACGTGGGATTCCGCCTTCTTCCGCACCGCTGTCTTCGTCTACGGCCCGCCGGGCACGCAGGTCGACAGCGTGTCGGTCGACGGCCGCGAGGTGAGCGTGATGCGCGAGGATCTCGAGGACCTGGGTCGCCCCGTCGCATGGTTCCACGTGTACCTCCGGCCGTCCGAGCAGGCGAGCGTGACGGCCACCTTCTCCGGCGCGGACGGCGACTACGGACCGCTCGAGGTGCGCACGACGCCGATGATCAACGAGACCGAGGTCGCGACCTCCAGCGACGGCTGCGCGGCGCGCTGA
- a CDS encoding sugar transferase → MTDFAVIAAVVFGTQALSVGWWGQVAHEGIVPYGSASYLALSVLIIGLWMLALALNDTRSDRVIGVGTLEYKRIFDTSIRLFGVVAIAAFLLRLEIARGYLLLALPLGLLALFAERWLWRRWLGRRRARGEYSAGVLLVGSDRTVAHIAKELRRSVGAGYRVVGACTPTGLVGDHVAGSEIPVMGRVDAIEAAIEATDADTIIVTSTDEVGPERVKQISWALEAGRQHLVLAPSITDIAGPRIHMRPVAGLPLMHVETPRFSAGQRFLKRSVDLFGSAVLILLLSPLLLVLALLVRITSPGPAIFRQQRVGRHGQEFRMLKFRSMVQDAESRLPELIASNRGGLGNEVMFKMRADPRITPLGRFMRRYSLDELPQLFNVLGGSMSLVGPRPPLPREVDRYADHVHRRFLVKPGITGLWQVSGRSTLEWDDTVRLDLAYVENWNLLGDLLILAKTARAAAMPGDTAA, encoded by the coding sequence ATGACCGACTTCGCGGTCATCGCGGCCGTCGTGTTCGGCACGCAGGCGCTGTCCGTCGGCTGGTGGGGCCAGGTCGCGCACGAGGGGATCGTCCCCTACGGTTCGGCGTCCTACCTCGCGCTGTCCGTCCTCATCATCGGCCTGTGGATGCTCGCCCTCGCGCTGAACGACACCCGGTCGGATCGCGTGATCGGCGTCGGCACGCTCGAGTACAAGCGCATCTTTGACACCAGCATCCGGCTGTTCGGCGTCGTCGCGATCGCCGCGTTCCTGCTGCGCCTCGAGATCGCGCGCGGCTACCTGCTGCTCGCGCTGCCGCTCGGCCTGCTCGCCCTGTTCGCCGAGCGCTGGCTGTGGCGCCGCTGGCTGGGTCGGCGCCGCGCGCGCGGCGAGTACTCCGCGGGTGTGCTGCTCGTCGGGTCCGACCGCACGGTCGCCCATATCGCCAAGGAGCTGCGCCGCAGCGTCGGGGCCGGGTATCGCGTCGTCGGCGCCTGCACGCCGACCGGCCTCGTGGGCGACCACGTCGCCGGATCCGAGATCCCCGTGATGGGACGGGTGGATGCGATCGAGGCGGCGATCGAGGCGACGGACGCCGACACGATCATCGTCACCAGCACCGACGAGGTCGGCCCCGAGCGGGTCAAGCAGATCTCCTGGGCCCTGGAGGCGGGCAGGCAGCACCTCGTGCTCGCGCCGAGCATCACCGACATCGCGGGTCCCCGCATCCACATGCGCCCCGTCGCCGGCCTGCCGCTCATGCACGTCGAGACGCCGCGGTTCTCCGCCGGCCAGCGCTTCCTGAAGCGCAGCGTCGACCTCTTCGGCAGCGCGGTGCTGATCCTGCTGCTCAGCCCGCTCCTGCTCGTCCTCGCCCTGCTGGTCCGGATCACGTCGCCGGGGCCGGCGATCTTCCGGCAGCAGCGCGTGGGCCGCCATGGCCAGGAGTTCCGCATGCTGAAGTTCCGCTCGATGGTGCAGGACGCCGAGAGCCGGCTGCCCGAGCTCATCGCCTCCAACCGCGGCGGGCTGGGCAACGAGGTCATGTTCAAGATGCGCGCCGACCCGCGCATCACACCGCTCGGCCGCTTCATGCGGCGCTACAGCCTCGACGAGCTGCCGCAGCTGTTCAACGTGCTGGGCGGCTCGATGTCGCTCGTCGGACCGCGTCCGCCGCTGCCGCGCGAGGTCGACCGCTACGCCGACCACGTGCACCGCCGCTTCCTCGTCAAGCCCGGCATCACGGGTCTGTGGCAGGTCTCGGGCCGCTCGACGCTGGAGTGGGACGACACCGTGCGCCTCGACCTCGCGTACGTCGAGAACTGGAACCTGCTCGGCGACCTGCTGATCCTCGCCAAGACCGCCCGCGCCGCGGCCATGCCGGGCGACACCGCCGCCTGA
- a CDS encoding glycosyltransferase — MRVLHSMRRPDAETKYATHMAAVAGDDIEVAFFTWPRAILGRYDLFHLHWPEALVGRGRGLRLVASTLLSRLLLLRLRLSRVPVVYTLHNREPHESMSPRGLRDRRAFERLATIEIHLVPEPDRVTAAESVAIPHGSYAEPYAAHPRADRIDGRALFFGLIRPYKGIEELLDAFAAVHDDEASLRLVGKPMDPDLAGAIARRDDPRISHRFGFVPDRELVAEVTAAQLVVLPYRRLHSSGAALVALSLGRPVLIPDSDTGRALRDEVGADWVRLFEGPLTGATLADALAATRTPPPGSPDLSARTWPAVREAHARVYRRALELRRHGRSGSVFAWLTGQDDNLGDSALRRGYADALRTRGDLVAYVADASPAYVSGLGLGLADRVSTSLGAWLTEALAAARRGPATLAINAGEFTFSGRYTLQMLRILPALWRFRRRGGAVVWLGAAVPGPRRGRTWLFRRLFRAADLVRWRDARTSEVFAPAPAMPDWALALEPAGDAGERGALGVSLRFDRPYPSEAWLRAVRELAARLGLEVVAVAQVARDTDYARRLAADLGGRAVPFGEETHAEQEAVLRREYAAMRLILSDRLHALLIALSEGAVPLGLVEAATDKLARHFDALGMPWATASAPERIARLAALDDVALVELARDAADRLGDARRELDAVRSLLAGDQWLRDAARAKTRA; from the coding sequence GTGCGTGTGCTCCACTCGATGCGTCGGCCGGATGCCGAGACGAAGTATGCGACGCACATGGCCGCCGTGGCCGGAGACGACATCGAGGTCGCGTTCTTCACCTGGCCGCGCGCGATCCTGGGCCGCTACGACCTGTTCCACCTCCACTGGCCCGAGGCCCTCGTGGGCCGCGGGCGGGGGCTCCGGCTCGTGGCGTCCACGCTGCTCTCGCGGCTCCTCCTGCTGCGCCTGCGCCTGTCGCGCGTGCCGGTCGTCTACACGCTCCACAACCGCGAGCCGCACGAGTCCATGTCGCCGCGCGGGCTGCGCGATCGGCGGGCCTTCGAGCGCCTGGCGACGATCGAGATCCATCTGGTCCCCGAACCCGATCGCGTCACGGCGGCGGAGAGCGTCGCGATCCCGCACGGAAGCTACGCCGAGCCGTATGCCGCGCATCCCCGCGCCGACCGGATCGACGGACGTGCGCTGTTCTTCGGGTTGATCCGTCCCTACAAGGGCATCGAGGAGCTGCTCGACGCGTTCGCGGCCGTCCATGACGACGAAGCTTCGCTGCGCCTGGTGGGCAAGCCGATGGATCCGGATCTCGCGGGCGCGATCGCACGGCGGGATGATCCGCGCATCAGCCATCGCTTCGGGTTCGTTCCCGACCGTGAGCTCGTCGCCGAGGTGACCGCCGCGCAGCTGGTGGTGCTGCCGTATCGGCGCCTGCACAGCTCCGGTGCGGCCCTTGTCGCCCTCTCACTCGGGCGACCCGTGCTGATCCCGGACTCGGACACGGGCCGCGCCCTGCGCGACGAGGTCGGCGCGGACTGGGTGCGGCTGTTCGAGGGCCCGCTCACGGGGGCGACGCTCGCGGACGCGCTCGCCGCGACGCGCACGCCGCCGCCGGGATCCCCGGATCTGTCCGCGCGCACGTGGCCCGCGGTGCGGGAGGCGCATGCACGCGTCTACCGGCGTGCGCTCGAGCTCCGTCGCCACGGCCGCAGCGGCTCGGTGTTCGCGTGGCTCACGGGGCAGGACGACAACCTGGGCGACTCCGCGCTGCGGCGGGGCTATGCGGACGCGCTGCGCACGCGGGGCGATCTCGTGGCGTACGTCGCCGACGCGTCGCCCGCGTACGTCTCCGGCCTCGGCCTCGGGCTCGCGGACCGCGTCAGCACGAGCCTCGGCGCCTGGCTGACGGAGGCGCTCGCCGCAGCCCGCCGGGGACCTGCGACCCTCGCGATCAATGCGGGGGAGTTCACGTTCTCGGGGCGCTACACGCTCCAGATGCTGCGCATCCTGCCGGCCCTGTGGCGCTTCCGTCGTCGCGGCGGGGCGGTGGTGTGGCTCGGCGCCGCGGTGCCAGGACCGCGGCGCGGCCGCACGTGGCTGTTCCGGCGGCTGTTCCGCGCGGCCGACCTCGTGCGGTGGCGCGACGCCCGCACGTCGGAGGTGTTCGCACCCGCCCCGGCGATGCCCGACTGGGCGCTCGCGCTCGAGCCGGCGGGCGACGCAGGGGAGCGCGGGGCGCTGGGCGTCTCGCTGCGCTTCGACCGGCCCTATCCCTCGGAGGCGTGGCTGCGTGCCGTGCGGGAGCTCGCCGCGCGGCTCGGGCTCGAGGTCGTCGCGGTCGCGCAGGTGGCACGCGACACGGACTACGCGCGGCGGCTCGCGGCCGATCTCGGCGGTCGTGCGGTCCCGTTCGGCGAGGAGACGCATGCCGAGCAGGAAGCCGTGCTGCGCCGGGAGTACGCGGCGATGCGGCTCATCCTGAGCGACCGCCTGCACGCCCTGCTGATCGCGCTGTCCGAGGGCGCCGTGCCACTGGGTCTCGTCGAGGCGGCGACCGACAAGCTCGCCCGCCACTTCGATGCCCTCGGCATGCCCTGGGCGACGGCGTCGGCGCCGGAGCGGATCGCACGGCTCGCCGCGCTCGACGACGTCGCGCTCGTCGAACTCGCGCGGGACGCGGCCGACCGCCTGGGCGATGCCCGACGCGAGCTCGACGCGGTGCGGTCTCTGCTGGCCGGTGATCAGTGGCTGCGCGACGCGGCGCGCGCGAAGACGCGCGCGTGA
- the rpsJ gene encoding 30S ribosomal protein S10, producing MAGQKIRIRLKSYDHEVIDSSARKIVDTVTRAGAQVVGPVPLPTEKNVVAVIRSPHKYKDSREHFEMRTHKRLIDIVDPTPKAVDSLMRLDLPADVNIEIKL from the coding sequence ATGGCGGGACAGAAGATCCGCATTCGCCTGAAGTCGTATGACCACGAGGTCATCGACTCGTCGGCGCGCAAGATCGTCGACACGGTCACCCGTGCGGGTGCCCAGGTCGTCGGCCCGGTGCCGCTGCCGACGGAGAAGAACGTGGTCGCCGTGATCCGTTCGCCCCACAAGTACAAGGACAGCCGCGAGCACTTCGAGATGCGCACGCACAAGCGCCTCATCGACATCGTGGACCCGACGCCGAAGGCCGTCGACTCGCTCATGCGTCTCGACCTCCCGGCGGACGTCAACATCGAGATCAAGCTCTAA
- a CDS encoding glycosyltransferase family 4 protein: protein MPARPDAPTVAHVAHTAEPGGAELALARVLANDCREWDARLVVPGPTRGGAFDGLVDVDVREAGVPQPPGASRATPWAAIRFAVALARQAFATRRSGAFRGAGVVHANSTRAAVYTALALLGTRTPLVVHLRDRVEAGAIGRFGLLAFRLTAARRAVGFIANSAATAETILPHLRAGQFVEVVPSAIGISRASTASTAHDGPVRIGMVARLDPWKGQEELIRAYAAAGIDYRASLTLIGSAAFGHDAYESRLRALVAELGLRAVTFAGFRADVQDRIDDLDVCVQYSTRPEPLGQNVLQYLARGRAVIAAAEGGPLEWVADGVNGMLVPPNDVAALSAALRRLVDDATLRARLGAGALATEGLRTDCEVTQAHARVFARAASRSH from the coding sequence GTGCCCGCCCGTCCCGACGCCCCGACCGTCGCCCACGTCGCCCACACGGCCGAGCCGGGCGGGGCCGAGCTGGCTCTCGCGCGCGTCCTGGCGAACGACTGCCGCGAGTGGGACGCGCGGCTCGTGGTGCCCGGGCCGACTCGCGGCGGAGCATTCGACGGGCTCGTGGACGTCGACGTGCGCGAGGCGGGCGTCCCCCAGCCTCCTGGCGCGTCGCGCGCGACGCCGTGGGCGGCGATCCGGTTCGCCGTGGCGCTCGCGCGGCAGGCGTTCGCGACGCGTCGCAGCGGCGCGTTCCGCGGCGCCGGGGTCGTGCATGCCAACTCCACGCGTGCCGCGGTGTACACGGCGCTCGCACTGCTCGGCACGCGCACGCCGCTCGTGGTGCACCTGCGCGACCGTGTCGAGGCCGGCGCGATCGGCCGGTTCGGCCTCCTGGCCTTCCGCCTGACGGCCGCGCGGCGGGCGGTGGGCTTCATCGCGAACTCGGCCGCGACGGCTGAGACCATCCTGCCGCATCTGCGGGCGGGCCAGTTCGTCGAGGTCGTCCCGAGCGCGATCGGCATCTCTCGGGCGAGCACCGCATCCACCGCACACGACGGTCCGGTGCGCATCGGCATGGTCGCGCGGCTGGACCCGTGGAAGGGTCAGGAGGAACTGATCCGGGCATATGCCGCGGCCGGCATCGACTACCGCGCGTCGCTGACGCTGATCGGATCGGCCGCGTTCGGCCATGACGCGTACGAGAGCAGGTTGCGCGCGCTGGTCGCGGAGCTCGGGCTGCGCGCGGTCACGTTCGCAGGCTTCCGCGCCGACGTGCAGGACCGGATCGACGACCTCGACGTGTGCGTGCAGTACTCGACCCGCCCCGAGCCGCTCGGGCAGAACGTGCTGCAGTACCTGGCGCGCGGGCGCGCCGTGATCGCCGCCGCGGAGGGTGGACCGCTGGAGTGGGTCGCGGACGGTGTGAACGGGATGCTCGTGCCGCCGAACGACGTCGCGGCCCTGTCAGCCGCGCTGCGGCGGCTCGTGGACGACGCCACGCTGCGCGCGAGGCTCGGTGCCGGCGCCCTCGCCACGGAGGGGCTGCGCACCGACTGCGAGGTGACGCAGGCTCACGCGCGCGTCTTCGCGCGCGCCGCGTCGCGCAGCCACTGA
- the rplD gene encoding 50S ribosomal protein L4 has protein sequence MTDSTLALDVLGIDGNKAGSVELPASVFDVKTNIPLIHQVVVAQLAAARQGTHSTKRRGEVSGAGRKPFKQKGTGNARQGSIRAPHMTGGGIVHGPKPRNYAQRTPKKMIAAALAGALSDRFRGDRLHVVESFGVAEPSTKAAASFLAKVAPTKNVLVVLDREDDFGYLSVRNLGYVHVLMADQLNAYDVLVSDDIVFTKAAIDAFIAQKAGATEEVSA, from the coding sequence ATGACTGACTCGACTCTCGCTCTCGACGTTCTGGGCATCGACGGCAACAAGGCCGGCTCGGTCGAGCTGCCCGCCTCGGTGTTCGACGTCAAGACGAACATCCCGCTGATCCACCAGGTCGTCGTCGCGCAGCTCGCGGCGGCTCGCCAGGGCACCCACTCGACCAAGCGTCGCGGTGAGGTCTCGGGCGCCGGCCGCAAGCCCTTCAAGCAGAAGGGCACGGGTAACGCCCGTCAGGGTTCGATCCGTGCGCCGCACATGACCGGCGGTGGCATCGTCCACGGCCCGAAGCCGCGCAACTACGCGCAGCGCACCCCCAAGAAGATGATCGCCGCCGCCCTCGCGGGTGCGCTGAGCGACCGCTTCCGCGGTGACCGTCTGCACGTCGTCGAGTCGTTCGGCGTCGCCGAGCCCTCGACCAAGGCCGCGGCCTCCTTCCTCGCGAAGGTCGCCCCGACCAAGAACGTGCTCGTCGTGCTCGACCGTGAGGACGACTTCGGCTACCTGAGCGTGCGCAACCTCGGTTACGTGCACGTGCTGATGGCCGACCAGCTGAACGCCTACGACGTGCTCGTCTCGGACGACATCGTCTTCACCAAGGCCGCCATCGACGCGTTCATCGCGCAGAAGGCCGGCGCCACTGAGGAGGTCTCGGCATGA
- a CDS encoding ABC transporter permease — MSTATSIGPQGSPRRYVHSLWLLSARDLKVKYATSWLGYLWSILDPLLMCLIYWFVFTQVFPRHGGEEPFVLFLIAGLLPWQWFASAVGDSTSALTKDQKLVTSTGIPNTIWVLRVTLTTGLSFVFALPVLAAFAVMTGAHVNAGLLWFPVAMLIQAVLVTGIGLFLAPLCVLISDLGRTTRLIIRVLFYGSPILYTPDLLPESASWIQFVNPMFGVLSLYRVGFFPSQWNPAATISSILVGFIILVLGAIVFRPLMRPVLKDL, encoded by the coding sequence GTGAGCACCGCCACCTCGATCGGGCCCCAGGGCTCGCCGCGCCGGTACGTGCACTCGCTCTGGCTGCTGTCAGCGCGCGACCTCAAAGTGAAGTACGCCACCAGCTGGCTCGGCTACCTGTGGTCGATCCTCGACCCGCTGCTGATGTGCCTCATCTACTGGTTCGTGTTCACGCAGGTGTTCCCTCGCCACGGCGGTGAGGAGCCGTTCGTGCTCTTCCTCATCGCGGGCCTGCTGCCGTGGCAGTGGTTCGCCTCCGCGGTGGGCGACTCGACGAGCGCGCTGACCAAGGATCAGAAACTCGTGACGTCGACGGGCATCCCGAACACCATCTGGGTGCTGCGCGTGACGCTGACGACCGGACTTTCTTTCGTGTTCGCTCTTCCGGTCCTCGCGGCCTTCGCGGTCATGACGGGCGCGCACGTGAACGCAGGCCTGCTGTGGTTCCCGGTCGCGATGCTGATCCAGGCGGTCCTCGTCACGGGCATCGGCCTCTTCCTTGCTCCGCTATGCGTGCTGATCAGCGACCTCGGCCGCACGACCCGCCTGATCATCCGCGTGCTGTTCTACGGCTCGCCGATCCTCTACACCCCGGATCTCCTTCCCGAGTCGGCGAGCTGGATCCAGTTCGTCAATCCGATGTTCGGTGTGCTCTCGCTCTATCGAGTCGGCTTCTTCCCGAGCCAGTGGAACCCTGCCGCCACGATCTCGAGCATCCTCGTCGGCTTCATCATCCTCGTCCTCGGTGCGATCGTGTTCCGACCGCTGATGCGGCCCGTCCTGAAGGATCTGTGA
- a CDS encoding type IV toxin-antitoxin system AbiEi family antitoxin domain-containing protein, with protein sequence MHLIDYLERRGGIARTRELLDAGFSRHVLARAVSREELRRPRQGWVHLPGTDTMLVRAAVSGVVLSCITQARRLGLWVSADDDVVHVAATSPSSVNVVSAHVHWSRPLIPRPPGRLEDPVENVLAIVADCQPHERALATWDSAFNTGLVDRDSFRLFPLRPAARRLLLDVNPFHDAGTETFVHTRLRWLRIPIRPQVWLYGHRVDFLIGERLVLQIDGGHHIGAQRDSDNAHDAILRVHGYTVIRVSYRQLTESWPEVQDLILRAIAQGLHKAA encoded by the coding sequence ATGCATCTGATCGACTACCTGGAGCGGCGCGGCGGGATCGCGCGCACGCGCGAGCTCCTCGACGCGGGCTTCTCACGCCACGTGCTCGCTCGGGCGGTGTCCCGCGAAGAGCTCCGTCGGCCACGTCAGGGCTGGGTCCATCTGCCCGGGACCGACACGATGCTCGTGCGCGCGGCGGTTTCGGGCGTCGTGCTGAGCTGCATCACACAGGCGCGGCGCCTGGGTCTCTGGGTCTCCGCGGACGACGATGTCGTCCACGTCGCGGCGACGTCCCCCTCGTCCGTGAACGTGGTGAGCGCGCATGTGCACTGGTCGAGGCCTCTCATCCCGCGCCCGCCGGGCCGGCTCGAGGACCCGGTCGAGAACGTGCTCGCGATCGTGGCCGACTGTCAACCGCACGAACGCGCGCTCGCGACCTGGGACTCCGCGTTCAACACGGGGCTCGTCGATCGCGACTCGTTCCGGCTCTTCCCACTGAGGCCTGCGGCGCGACGACTGCTCCTGGATGTGAATCCGTTCCACGATGCCGGCACCGAGACGTTCGTCCATACCCGGCTGCGCTGGCTTAGGATCCCGATCAGGCCGCAGGTCTGGCTGTACGGCCATCGCGTCGACTTCCTGATCGGCGAGCGGCTCGTGCTGCAGATCGACGGCGGGCACCACATCGGCGCGCAGCGCGACTCCGACAACGCGCACGACGCCATCCTGCGCGTGCACGGCTACACCGTGATCCGGGTGAGCTACCGGCAGCTCACGGAGTCGTGGCCGGAGGTGCAGGACCTGATCCTCCGCGCGATCGCGCAGGGCCTGCACAAGGCGGCGTGA
- the rplC gene encoding 50S ribosomal protein L3, with product MADINNKISKGLLGTKLGMTQVWNENGKLIPVTVIELAPNVVTQVRTAEKDGYSAIQIAAGAIDPRKVNKPLSGHFEAAGVTPRRHLAEIRTADAAEYALGQELTVDGTFEAGQLVDVVGTSKGKGTAGVMKRHNFKGVSASHGAHRNHRKPGSIGASSTPSRVFKGMRMAGRMGAERVTVLNLTVHAVDAEKGLLLVKGAVPGARGRTVYVRNAVKGA from the coding sequence ATGGCTGACATCAACAACAAGATTTCGAAGGGTCTGCTCGGCACCAAGCTCGGCATGACCCAGGTCTGGAACGAGAACGGCAAGCTCATCCCCGTCACGGTGATCGAGCTCGCTCCGAACGTGGTGACCCAGGTCCGCACGGCGGAGAAGGACGGCTACTCGGCCATCCAGATCGCCGCCGGTGCGATCGACCCGCGCAAGGTCAACAAGCCGCTCTCGGGCCACTTCGAGGCTGCCGGCGTCACGCCGCGCCGCCACCTCGCGGAGATCCGCACCGCCGACGCCGCCGAGTACGCGCTCGGTCAGGAGCTGACGGTCGACGGCACCTTCGAGGCCGGCCAGCTCGTCGACGTCGTCGGCACGAGCAAGGGTAAGGGCACCGCGGGTGTCATGAAGCGCCACAACTTCAAGGGCGTCTCGGCTTCGCACGGTGCGCACCGCAACCACCGCAAGCCCGGTTCGATCGGCGCATCGTCGACCCCGAGCCGCGTGTTCAAGGGCATGCGCATGGCCGGCCGTATGGGCGCCGAGCGCGTGACCGTCCTCAACCTCACGGTTCACGCCGTCGACGCCGAGAAGGGTCTGCTGCTCGTCAAGGGCGCCGTCCCCGGCGCGCGCGGCCGCACCGTGTACGTCCGCAACGCTGTGAAGGGGGCCTGA
- a CDS encoding Rv0909 family putative TA system antitoxin: MGFDDLVNQGREAFEQNKDKLQDALRSAKAEDVSDTVLDKVAEFAKGVLPDDMDEKVDQIRNDVDGAVGDR, encoded by the coding sequence ATGGGCTTCGACGATCTCGTGAACCAGGGCAGGGAAGCGTTCGAACAGAACAAGGACAAGCTGCAGGACGCGCTCCGCAGCGCCAAGGCCGAGGACGTGAGCGACACCGTGCTCGACAAGGTCGCCGAGTTCGCCAAGGGCGTGCTGCCGGATGACATGGACGAGAAGGTCGACCAGATCCGCAACGATGTGGACGGCGCGGTGGGGGACAGGTAA